In Streptomyces sp. NBC_01551, one DNA window encodes the following:
- a CDS encoding MFS transporter, protein MTPTIWRLLTGRTFASFASALVPTTLTLAVVRTGSAADLGLVLAAEMLPMVLLLPLAGVAADRYPARRVVLASDLVRAAAQLGTGAVLLAGPVRIPALAALAALTGAAVAFGNPSARTLVAAAVPDAVRLRVNARLGVAGGIAQLAGPAAAGGVVLAVGAGWSSLLTGALFVCSALTLGGVRTPPPPRTAARAGFGSELRAGWVETRRHPWFLANVLAHGVWHLAAGLLLTLGPLIAVESLGGAGAWVVVAQVGTTGLVVGVWAAGRLPVRRPLVGVAVASSLQALPLTAFALRLPLAVTAVAFCAAMFGVGVLSPLWETEIQRRIPLETLGRVGSFDTLISFAARPLGLAVAAPLAAVTGTAAPLLVAAVLTAAANLSVLLLADVRVVDPERKPSFVLR, encoded by the coding sequence ATGACCCCGACGATCTGGCGGCTGCTCACCGGCCGCACCTTCGCCTCCTTCGCCTCGGCCCTGGTCCCCACCACCCTCACCCTCGCGGTGGTCCGCACCGGTTCGGCCGCGGACCTGGGGCTGGTACTCGCCGCCGAGATGCTCCCGATGGTGCTCCTGCTGCCCCTCGCGGGCGTGGCCGCCGACCGCTACCCGGCCCGCCGGGTGGTGCTCGCCTCCGACCTCGTCCGGGCCGCCGCGCAACTGGGCACCGGCGCGGTGCTGCTGGCCGGGCCCGTACGGATCCCCGCGCTCGCGGCGCTCGCCGCCCTGACCGGGGCCGCCGTGGCCTTCGGCAATCCCTCGGCCCGGACGCTGGTCGCCGCCGCGGTCCCCGACGCGGTCCGGCTGCGGGTCAACGCCCGGCTCGGAGTGGCGGGCGGGATCGCCCAGCTGGCCGGGCCCGCCGCCGCGGGCGGGGTGGTGCTGGCCGTCGGGGCCGGCTGGTCCTCGCTGCTGACCGGCGCGCTGTTCGTCTGCTCCGCGCTCACCCTCGGCGGGGTGCGCACGCCGCCGCCCCCGCGCACCGCCGCGCGCGCCGGGTTCGGCTCCGAGCTGCGGGCAGGCTGGGTGGAGACCCGGCGGCACCCGTGGTTCCTGGCCAACGTGCTCGCCCACGGCGTCTGGCATCTCGCGGCCGGGCTGCTGCTCACCCTCGGCCCGCTGATCGCGGTGGAGAGCCTGGGCGGGGCGGGCGCCTGGGTGGTCGTCGCCCAAGTGGGCACCACCGGGCTGGTCGTGGGGGTCTGGGCGGCGGGGCGGCTGCCCGTGCGGCGGCCGCTGGTCGGGGTGGCCGTGGCCTCCTCCCTCCAGGCCCTGCCGCTCACCGCGTTCGCGCTGCGGCTGCCGCTGGCCGTGACGGCGGTCGCCTTCTGCGCCGCCATGTTCGGCGTGGGGGTGCTGAGTCCCCTGTGGGAGACGGAGATCCAGCGCCGGATCCCGCTGGAGACCCTGGGGCGGGTGGGCTCCTTCGACACCCTGATCTCGTTCGCGGCCCGCCCGCTGGGGCTGGCGGTGGCCGCGCCGCTCGCCGCCGTCACCGGGACGGCGGCCCCGCTGCTGGTGGCGGCCGTGCTCACCGCCGCCGCGAATCTGTCCGTACTGCTGCTTGCGGACGTCAGGGTGGTGGATCCGGAGCGGAAGCCTTCGTTCGTGCTGCGATGA
- a CDS encoding CDP-alcohol phosphatidyltransferase family protein, whose protein sequence is MASFGTALRELRGAQKSAKGVSLYSRFANRPAGRYLAAGSYALGLTPNQVTLVSALFSFAAVAAVALAAPSWGLGVAVWAALAVGFAFDSADGQLARLRGGGSAAGEWLDHVVDCAKLTALHTCVLIAFYRFPDAYGTGGDGWLLVPLGFQFASVVTFFGGLLTEKLKPKPAPGSPAAAPSTVRAVALLPVDYGVFCLVFLLLGGGELFRWAYVGLGAVAGLFLLAFLAKWFRELSAVPR, encoded by the coding sequence ATGGCGAGCTTCGGGACCGCTCTGCGGGAGCTGCGCGGGGCGCAGAAGTCGGCGAAGGGCGTGTCGCTCTACTCGCGGTTCGCCAACCGGCCCGCCGGGCGGTACCTGGCCGCCGGGTCGTACGCGCTCGGGCTGACCCCAAATCAGGTGACGCTGGTCAGCGCCCTGTTCAGCTTCGCCGCCGTCGCCGCCGTCGCGCTCGCCGCGCCCTCGTGGGGGCTGGGGGTCGCCGTATGGGCCGCGCTCGCGGTCGGGTTCGCCTTCGACTCCGCGGACGGGCAGCTGGCCCGGCTGCGCGGGGGTGGGAGCGCGGCCGGCGAGTGGCTCGACCACGTCGTGGACTGCGCCAAGCTGACCGCGCTGCACACCTGCGTGCTGATCGCCTTCTACCGCTTCCCGGACGCGTACGGGACCGGGGGCGACGGCTGGCTGCTGGTGCCGCTGGGGTTCCAGTTCGCCTCGGTCGTCACCTTCTTCGGGGGGCTGCTGACCGAGAAGCTGAAGCCGAAGCCCGCGCCCGGGAGCCCCGCCGCCGCGCCGTCGACGGTGCGCGCGGTGGCGTTGCTGCCCGTGGACTACGGGGTGTTCTGCCTGGTGTTCCTGCTGCTCGGCGGCGGGGAGCTGTTCCGCTGGGCGTACGTGGGACTGGGCGCGGTCGCCGGGCTGTTCCTGCTGGCGTTCCTCGCGAAGTGGTTCCGGGAGCTCAGCGCCGTTCCGCGCTGA
- a CDS encoding MarR family winged helix-turn-helix transcriptional regulator produces the protein MEKERTEDSVDRHIARWTGKVPFDAPTEAVITRIQLLAKHVKAGKERALAETGLQEFEFETLHRVASRGAPWRAPSAELAAELLLSPAGMTGRLDTLEKSGLIRRLRAAGDRRRVEVELTDEGHRRWTEAMRWRGIAEAELIAPLDDTDRADLAALLKRMLLQAETPPGR, from the coding sequence ATGGAGAAGGAGCGAACCGAGGATTCCGTCGACCGGCACATCGCCCGCTGGACCGGCAAGGTTCCCTTCGACGCGCCCACGGAGGCGGTCATCACCCGCATCCAGCTGCTCGCCAAGCACGTGAAGGCCGGCAAGGAACGGGCCCTGGCCGAGACCGGCCTCCAGGAGTTCGAGTTCGAGACCCTGCACCGGGTCGCCTCCCGGGGCGCACCCTGGCGGGCCCCCTCGGCGGAACTCGCCGCCGAACTGCTGCTCTCCCCGGCCGGGATGACGGGCCGGCTCGACACCCTGGAGAAGTCCGGGCTGATCCGGCGGCTGCGCGCGGCCGGCGACCGCCGCCGGGTCGAGGTCGAGCTCACCGACGAGGGCCACCGGCGCTGGACCGAGGCCATGCGCTGGCGCGGCATCGCCGAGGCGGAACTGATCGCACCCCTCGACGACACCGACCGCGCCGACCTCGCCGCCCTCCTCAAGCGCATGCTGCTCCAGGCCGAGACCCCGCCGGGCCGCTGA
- the glgX gene encoding glycogen debranching protein GlgX, with translation MRPGPAVWPGSSHPLGARFHQGPDGTAGTNFALWAQGAEAVELCLFDSDGGETRCALTELTHEIWHGFVPGVRPGQRYGFRVHGRWDPWTGSRHNPAKLLLDPYARAVDGDFTLPPEVYGHVRDWPQQYIADTVRDDRDSAPHVPKGVVVHDDDDWADDVRPKTPWADSVIYELHVRGFTMRHPGVPEELRGTYAGLAHPAAVEHLTNLGVTAVELLPVHQFAHEDHLLRRGLRNYWGYNSIGYFAPHAGYSSSGTAGQQVGEFKRMVRALHAAGIEVILDVVYNHTAEAGELGPTLSLRGIDNRGYYRLQSDQRRYADYTGCGNTLHAGRPHVLRLITDSLRYWVTEMGVDGFRFDLAAALARSMHDVDMLSPFLAVIAQDPVLRRVKLIAEPWDVGSGGYQVGAFPPLWTEWNDRYRDAVRDFWRGALPDVRDLGYRLSGSSDLYAWGGRRPYASVNFITAHDGFTLRDLVSYERKHNDANGEAGRDGTNDNRSWNCGAEGETQDVRIGILRRRQLRNLLTTLLLSTGVPMLVAGDEFGRTQGGNNNAYCQDNETGWVDWSLLSDPSWQDLFGLARRLIALRHEHPVLRRRAFFSGRPQGADGLRDLAWFTPAGAEMTERDWYAPAAALGLYLSGRDIPGRDERGRKVTDDSFLALLHAGDRPVAWTLPAEPWASAYELVLDTSREDQATPPSTRHRGGETLTVPARSVLLLRVVV, from the coding sequence GTGCGCCCGGGGCCGGCGGTGTGGCCGGGGTCCTCGCATCCGCTCGGGGCCCGCTTCCACCAGGGCCCGGACGGCACGGCGGGCACCAACTTCGCGCTGTGGGCACAGGGCGCGGAGGCGGTGGAGCTGTGCCTGTTCGACTCCGACGGCGGTGAGACCCGGTGCGCGCTGACCGAGCTCACGCACGAGATCTGGCACGGCTTCGTGCCCGGCGTGCGCCCCGGGCAGCGGTACGGGTTCCGGGTGCACGGGCGCTGGGACCCCTGGACGGGCTCCCGGCACAATCCGGCCAAGCTGCTGCTGGACCCGTACGCCCGGGCGGTGGACGGCGACTTCACGCTGCCGCCGGAGGTGTACGGGCACGTGCGCGACTGGCCGCAGCAGTACATCGCGGACACCGTGCGCGACGACCGGGACTCGGCCCCGCACGTCCCCAAGGGGGTCGTGGTCCACGATGACGACGACTGGGCGGACGACGTCCGGCCGAAGACGCCGTGGGCCGACTCGGTGATCTACGAGCTGCACGTGCGCGGGTTCACGATGCGCCATCCGGGTGTTCCCGAGGAGCTGCGCGGCACGTACGCGGGGCTCGCCCACCCGGCGGCCGTCGAGCACCTGACGAACCTCGGCGTGACGGCGGTGGAGCTGCTGCCGGTGCACCAGTTCGCGCACGAGGACCACCTGCTGCGGCGCGGCTTGCGCAACTACTGGGGCTACAACTCGATCGGCTACTTCGCGCCGCACGCGGGCTACTCGTCGAGCGGTACGGCCGGCCAGCAGGTCGGCGAGTTCAAGCGGATGGTGCGGGCCCTGCACGCGGCCGGGATCGAGGTCATCCTGGACGTGGTCTACAACCACACGGCGGAGGCGGGCGAGCTGGGCCCGACGCTGTCGCTGCGCGGGATCGACAACCGGGGCTACTACCGGCTCCAGTCCGACCAGCGCCGGTACGCCGACTACACGGGCTGCGGGAACACCCTGCACGCGGGGCGGCCGCACGTGCTGCGCCTCATCACGGACTCGCTGCGGTACTGGGTGACGGAGATGGGGGTGGACGGCTTCCGCTTCGACCTGGCGGCGGCGCTGGCCCGCTCCATGCACGACGTGGACATGCTGTCGCCGTTCCTGGCGGTGATCGCCCAGGACCCGGTGCTGCGCCGGGTCAAGCTGATCGCGGAGCCGTGGGACGTGGGCTCGGGCGGCTACCAGGTGGGCGCCTTCCCGCCGCTGTGGACGGAGTGGAACGACCGGTACCGGGACGCCGTACGCGATTTCTGGCGGGGTGCGCTGCCCGACGTACGGGATCTGGGGTACCGGCTGTCGGGGTCGAGCGACCTGTACGCGTGGGGCGGGCGGCGGCCGTACGCCTCGGTCAACTTCATCACCGCGCACGACGGGTTCACGCTGCGCGACCTGGTGTCCTACGAGCGCAAGCACAACGACGCGAACGGGGAGGCGGGCCGGGACGGGACGAACGACAACCGGTCGTGGAACTGCGGGGCGGAAGGGGAGACGCAGGACGTCCGGATCGGGATCCTGCGGCGGCGGCAGCTGCGGAACCTGCTGACCACCCTGCTGCTGTCGACCGGGGTGCCGATGCTGGTGGCGGGCGACGAGTTCGGGCGGACGCAGGGCGGCAACAACAACGCGTACTGCCAGGACAACGAGACGGGGTGGGTGGACTGGTCGCTGCTGTCGGACCCGTCCTGGCAGGACCTGTTCGGCCTGGCCCGCAGGCTGATCGCGCTGCGCCACGAGCACCCGGTGCTGCGGCGGCGGGCGTTCTTCTCGGGGCGTCCGCAGGGCGCGGACGGGCTGCGGGACCTGGCCTGGTTCACCCCGGCGGGGGCGGAGATGACGGAGCGGGACTGGTACGCGCCGGCGGCCGCGCTGGGCCTGTACCTGTCGGGCCGGGACATCCCGGGGCGCGACGAGCGGGGCCGCAAGGTGACGGACGACAGCTTCCTGGCACTGCTGCACGCCGGGGACCGGCCGGTGGCGTGGACCCTGCCGGCCGAGCCGTGGGCGTCGGCGTACGAACTGGTCCTGGACACCTCCCGCGAGGACCAGGCGACCCCACCGTCCACCCGCCACCGGGGCGGCGAGACCCTGACGGTGCCGGCGCGGTCGGTGCTGCTGCTGAGGGTGGTGGTCTAG
- a CDS encoding Ig-like domain-containing protein has protein sequence MTLVTRRGWAGLAAVAAWAGLLGGLAGCTEGGGSPVEIQLPGKPRSPDEAIRITPDDNAKGVPAEGPLSVSVPEGRLERVVVTKVEDAQQEQVSGSIAEDGLSWSPDQAAGRLALAAKYTVDAVALDGHNRRQARHTTFTTFVPEDRFIGYFKPENRSTVGTGMIVSFNFNQSIKQRADVEKAITVTADPKTEVVGHWFGDQRLDFRPQRYWQPGTKVTVRVNLRDVEGAPGSYGIQDKTITFTVGRSQVSTVDAAEHTMEVRREGELISTVPISAGAPKNTTYNGKMVVMELFDVTRMNGQTVGFGGEYDIPDVPHAMRLTSSGTFLHGNYWASPDTFGSTNTSHGCIGLRDDKGGGSDTPAGWFFDRTLVGDVVEVVNSQDKTVAPNNGLGGWNMSWADWVAGSART, from the coding sequence GTGACTCTTGTGACGAGGCGGGGATGGGCGGGCCTGGCCGCCGTGGCGGCGTGGGCGGGCCTCCTGGGCGGCCTGGCCGGATGCACCGAGGGCGGCGGCTCCCCGGTGGAGATCCAGCTGCCGGGCAAACCCCGCTCGCCGGACGAGGCCATCCGGATCACCCCGGACGACAACGCCAAGGGGGTGCCGGCCGAGGGCCCGCTGAGCGTCTCGGTGCCCGAGGGCCGGCTGGAGCGGGTCGTGGTGACCAAGGTGGAGGACGCCCAGCAGGAACAGGTTTCCGGCTCCATCGCCGAGGACGGCCTCAGCTGGAGCCCCGACCAGGCCGCCGGGCGGCTCGCGCTGGCCGCCAAGTACACCGTGGACGCCGTCGCCCTCGACGGGCACAACCGCCGCCAGGCCCGGCACACCACCTTCACCACCTTCGTCCCCGAGGACCGGTTCATCGGCTACTTCAAGCCCGAGAACCGCTCGACCGTCGGCACCGGCATGATCGTCTCCTTCAACTTCAACCAGTCCATCAAGCAGCGGGCCGACGTGGAGAAGGCCATCACCGTCACCGCCGACCCCAAGACGGAGGTCGTCGGCCACTGGTTCGGCGACCAGCGCCTCGATTTCCGGCCCCAGCGGTACTGGCAGCCCGGCACCAAGGTCACGGTGCGGGTGAACCTCCGCGATGTCGAGGGCGCACCCGGGTCGTACGGAATCCAGGACAAGACGATCACCTTCACCGTCGGCCGCTCCCAGGTCTCCACCGTGGACGCCGCCGAGCACACCATGGAGGTCCGCCGCGAGGGCGAGCTGATCTCCACCGTGCCGATCAGCGCCGGGGCGCCCAAGAACACCACGTACAACGGGAAAATGGTGGTGATGGAGCTGTTCGACGTCACCCGCATGAACGGCCAGACCGTCGGCTTCGGCGGCGAGTACGACATCCCCGACGTCCCGCACGCCATGCGGCTCACCAGCTCCGGGACCTTCCTGCACGGCAACTACTGGGCCAGCCCCGACACCTTCGGCTCCACCAACACCAGCCACGGCTGCATCGGCCTGCGCGACGACAAGGGCGGCGGCTCGGACACCCCGGCCGGCTGGTTCTTCGACCGGACCCTGGTCGGGGACGTCGTGGAGGTCGTGAACTCGCAGGACAAGACGGTCGCCCCGAACAACGGACTGGGCGGCTGGAACATGTCCTGGGCCGACTGGGTCGCCGGCTCGGCGCGCACGTGA
- a CDS encoding choice-of-anchor A family protein has product MRTRRARLGLGLAVTAAVLATAAPAHPAYPATAGAGAVRATLPGGLGPCVGPECPDDYLDPHTGPARGRDAGVNIFVGGDFQVRERAAEAEGRVVVLGSFGQDKAAGGSQVYNVGIVGAGSQVQPPLRSDFLTTGGGISVATGESLLADGGVVRHAGPRSGTGAISAARVVEDPAAATPYAHLRGRLADASQCYARPDGATRPATGTVATNRLETLFTGDGRSTLQVFNVDADIAAPGRAQQGIRFAGIPANATILVNVLGADRAVVTYSGEQTYRHRLLWNFPDATDVGLLGTGQFQGAVLVGNPASRTTVTLPGFNGRFFTTGSLTHTSSATGGGGQEFHAYPFTGDLPACGPAPVTGELSVAKVNAAGEALSGAGFELWKETNGTAGLQTDAAGGDTKDPRNCTTPADGICRLTATPDTYYWREVTPPPGYVLPAPAVFGPLVLTPQNADQGVRVRAVNRPAAPVRGEVSVLKADSGTDAPLAGAVFQLWEETNGIPGLQTSGPDPDTSVGAPCTTPASGECAQTVEVGAYYWQETAAPPGYELPLNPVFGPLVLTPGNADQGVAVDADNDPVTNPVSGVVSVRKTTPEGAPLAGAVFQLWRETNGVTGLQTGGDGPDTKVGDDCVTSLPSATCARTVRPGTYYWREITAPPGHNLPADPVFGPLVLTAENAGQGVSVDAVNTPFSGKIIVIKKDPKTKTALRGAVFELWKETNGVRGLQTEGDDIDTQIGPACETNRAGVCEFWNLSEGWYYLREVEAPEGYLLRDDPVTEPLQLDVRTPDHERVVELFNRPAEDGHGGKDHGKDHGLFPGKFPGKDHAKFPGKDHGKKAAKAPAKKAPAKKVAAKKAPVKKAPAKGGHAKKPGKAPGKHRKP; this is encoded by the coding sequence GTGAGGACCAGGCGCGCACGCCTGGGCCTCGGCCTCGCGGTGACGGCGGCGGTACTGGCGACCGCCGCCCCCGCGCACCCGGCGTACCCCGCGACAGCGGGAGCCGGGGCGGTACGGGCCACGCTGCCCGGGGGGCTCGGCCCCTGCGTGGGCCCCGAGTGCCCCGACGACTACCTCGACCCGCACACCGGGCCGGCCCGCGGCCGGGACGCCGGTGTCAACATCTTCGTGGGCGGGGACTTCCAGGTCCGCGAGCGGGCCGCCGAGGCCGAGGGCCGGGTCGTCGTCCTCGGCTCCTTCGGCCAGGACAAGGCCGCCGGCGGCAGCCAGGTCTACAACGTCGGCATCGTCGGCGCCGGCTCCCAGGTGCAGCCGCCCCTGCGGTCCGACTTCCTGACCACCGGCGGCGGCATCTCCGTCGCCACGGGCGAGAGCCTCCTCGCCGACGGCGGAGTCGTCCGGCACGCCGGCCCCCGCTCCGGTACCGGCGCCATCAGCGCCGCCCGCGTCGTCGAGGACCCGGCCGCGGCCACCCCGTACGCGCACTTGCGCGGCCGGCTCGCCGACGCCAGCCAGTGCTACGCCCGCCCCGACGGGGCCACGCGGCCCGCGACGGGCACGGTCGCCACCAACCGACTCGAAACCCTTTTCACGGGCGACGGCCGCTCCACCCTCCAGGTCTTCAACGTGGACGCCGACATCGCGGCCCCCGGCCGCGCCCAGCAGGGCATCCGGTTCGCGGGCATCCCGGCGAACGCCACGATCCTGGTCAACGTCCTGGGCGCGGACCGGGCCGTCGTCACGTACAGCGGCGAGCAGACCTACCGGCACCGGCTGCTGTGGAACTTCCCCGACGCCACCGACGTGGGCCTGCTCGGCACCGGCCAGTTCCAGGGCGCCGTCCTGGTCGGCAACCCGGCCTCGCGGACCACGGTCACCCTGCCGGGCTTCAACGGCCGGTTCTTCACCACCGGCTCGCTGACCCACACCAGCTCCGCCACCGGGGGCGGCGGCCAGGAGTTCCACGCTTACCCCTTCACCGGCGACCTGCCCGCCTGCGGCCCCGCCCCGGTGACCGGCGAGCTCTCCGTCGCCAAGGTGAACGCGGCCGGCGAGGCGCTGTCCGGCGCCGGGTTCGAGCTGTGGAAGGAGACCAACGGCACCGCCGGCCTCCAGACCGACGCCGCGGGTGGCGACACGAAGGACCCCCGGAACTGCACCACCCCGGCGGACGGCATCTGCCGCCTCACCGCCACGCCCGACACGTACTACTGGCGGGAGGTCACCCCGCCGCCCGGCTACGTCCTGCCGGCGCCCGCGGTGTTCGGGCCGCTGGTGCTGACCCCGCAGAACGCCGACCAGGGCGTGCGGGTGCGGGCCGTCAACCGTCCCGCCGCGCCCGTGCGGGGCGAGGTGAGCGTCCTCAAGGCCGACAGCGGCACGGACGCCCCGCTCGCGGGCGCGGTCTTCCAGCTGTGGGAGGAGACCAACGGCATCCCCGGCCTCCAGACGAGCGGCCCCGATCCCGACACCAGCGTGGGCGCGCCCTGCACCACCCCGGCGTCGGGGGAGTGCGCGCAGACGGTGGAGGTGGGCGCCTACTACTGGCAGGAGACCGCGGCCCCGCCCGGCTACGAGCTCCCGTTGAACCCGGTGTTCGGTCCGCTGGTCCTGACCCCCGGGAACGCGGACCAGGGCGTCGCGGTCGATGCCGACAACGACCCCGTGACGAACCCGGTGTCCGGCGTGGTCTCGGTGCGCAAGACCACCCCCGAGGGCGCCCCGCTCGCGGGTGCGGTCTTCCAGCTGTGGCGTGAGACCAACGGCGTGACGGGCCTCCAGACCGGCGGGGACGGACCCGACACCAAGGTCGGCGACGACTGCGTCACCTCCCTCCCGTCGGCCACCTGCGCGCGCACGGTGCGGCCGGGCACGTACTACTGGCGCGAGATCACCGCTCCGCCCGGCCACAACCTCCCGGCGGACCCGGTGTTCGGGCCGCTGGTGCTGACCGCCGAGAACGCGGGCCAGGGCGTCTCGGTGGATGCCGTCAACACCCCGTTCAGCGGCAAGATCATCGTGATCAAGAAGGACCCGAAGACCAAGACCGCGCTGCGCGGCGCGGTGTTCGAGCTGTGGAAGGAGACCAACGGCGTCCGCGGCCTGCAGACCGAGGGCGACGACATCGACACGCAGATCGGACCCGCCTGCGAGACCAACCGGGCGGGCGTCTGTGAGTTCTGGAACCTGAGCGAGGGCTGGTACTACCTGCGCGAGGTCGAGGCGCCCGAAGGGTACCTGCTGCGCGACGACCCGGTGACCGAGCCGCTCCAGCTGGACGTCCGCACCCCGGACCACGAGCGGGTGGTGGAGCTCTTCAACAGGCCGGCCGAGGACGGCCACGGCGGCAAGGACCACGGCAAGGATCACGGCTTGTTCCCGGGCAAGTTCCCCGGCAAGGACCACGCCAAGTTCCCCGGCAAGGACCACGGCAAGAAGGCCGCCAAGGCTCCGGCCAAGAAGGCTCCGGCCAAGAAGGTCGCGGCCAAGAAGGCGCCCGTCAAGAAGGCCCCGGCCAAGGGCGGTCACGCCAAGAAGCCCGGCAAGGCTCCCGGCAAGCACCGCAAGCCCTGA
- a CDS encoding Ig-like domain-containing protein: MQPIRGRARTGLPALLLGAALLFTSACSGGGNSGGSGGDNGGGGGGKTGTEASKAVVNVKPDDGAKEVATSGVLKISTTGGKLSAVKVADTKGNEVEGKLADDGASWEPARHLASATEYKVHAVAKDEAGRESAKDTAFTTLTPKNTFVGHYTPEEGQTVGVGMPVSINFTRGITNPEAVEKAITVTAEPSVPIEGHWFGNDRLDFRPENYWAAGTKVTVKLALDGVEGRPGVYGKQTRTVTFTIGRSQVSTVDATSKQMQVVRDGQVLKNLPITAGAPATTTYNGQMVISEKYKVTRMNGATVGFGGEYDISDVPHAMRLSNSGTFVHGNYWASASTFGSENVSHGCVGLKDVRGAGDGNQPAAWFFNESLIGDVVIVKNSKDKQIAPDNGLNGWNMSWAEWTK, translated from the coding sequence CTGCAGCCGATACGCGGCCGCGCCCGCACCGGCCTGCCGGCCCTTCTGCTGGGGGCGGCGCTGCTGTTCACCAGCGCGTGCAGCGGCGGCGGCAACAGCGGGGGCAGCGGCGGCGACAACGGTGGGGGCGGCGGCGGCAAGACCGGCACCGAGGCGTCCAAGGCCGTTGTCAACGTCAAGCCGGACGACGGGGCCAAGGAGGTCGCGACCAGCGGCGTCCTGAAGATATCCACCACCGGCGGAAAGCTTTCCGCTGTGAAGGTCGCCGACACCAAGGGCAACGAGGTGGAGGGCAAGCTCGCCGACGACGGCGCGAGCTGGGAGCCCGCCCGCCACCTGGCCTCCGCCACCGAGTACAAGGTGCACGCGGTCGCCAAGGACGAGGCGGGCCGCGAGTCCGCCAAGGACACCGCCTTCACGACCCTGACCCCGAAGAACACCTTCGTCGGCCACTACACGCCGGAGGAGGGCCAGACCGTCGGCGTGGGCATGCCGGTCTCCATCAACTTCACCCGGGGCATCACCAACCCCGAGGCCGTCGAGAAGGCCATCACCGTCACGGCCGAGCCGTCCGTGCCGATCGAGGGCCACTGGTTCGGCAACGACCGCCTCGACTTCCGCCCCGAGAACTACTGGGCCGCGGGCACCAAGGTCACCGTGAAGCTCGCCCTCGACGGGGTCGAAGGCCGCCCCGGCGTCTACGGCAAGCAGACCCGTACGGTCACCTTCACCATCGGCCGCTCCCAGGTCTCCACGGTCGACGCGACCAGCAAGCAGATGCAGGTCGTCCGCGACGGCCAGGTGCTGAAGAACCTCCCGATCACCGCGGGCGCCCCGGCCACCACCACGTACAACGGGCAGATGGTCATCAGCGAGAAGTACAAGGTGACCCGGATGAACGGCGCGACCGTCGGCTTCGGCGGCGAGTACGACATCTCCGACGTCCCGCACGCGATGCGCCTGTCGAACTCGGGCACCTTCGTCCACGGCAACTACTGGGCCTCGGCCAGTACCTTCGGCTCGGAGAACGTCAGCCACGGCTGCGTCGGCCTGAAGGACGTCCGCGGCGCCGGTGACGGCAACCAGCCCGCCGCGTGGTTCTTCAACGAGTCCCTGATCGGCGACGTCGTCATCGTGAAGAACTCCAAGGACAAGCAGATCGCCCCGGACAACGGCCTCAACGGCTGGAACATGTCCTGGGCGGAGTGGACCAAGTAG
- a CDS encoding adenylyltransferase/cytidyltransferase family protein, giving the protein MSDLGAGARRPYRVGYAPGAYDLFHIGHLNILRHARSQCDYLVAGVVSDEMAERAKGRRPMIPLVERLEIVRSVKYVDAAFVETVPDKVETWKQVRFDVIFKGDDWRGTPKGDKLERDFAPVGVDVVYFPYTVHTSSTQLRRALDALSQPLSAERR; this is encoded by the coding sequence ATGTCCGACCTTGGCGCCGGCGCGCGCAGACCATACCGAGTCGGCTACGCGCCGGGCGCCTACGACCTGTTCCACATCGGGCACCTCAACATCCTGCGCCACGCCCGGAGTCAGTGCGACTACCTGGTGGCCGGAGTCGTCTCCGACGAGATGGCCGAACGGGCCAAGGGGCGCCGCCCGATGATCCCTCTCGTCGAGCGGCTGGAAATCGTCCGCAGCGTCAAGTACGTGGACGCCGCCTTCGTCGAGACGGTCCCGGACAAGGTGGAGACCTGGAAGCAGGTCCGCTTCGACGTCATCTTCAAGGGCGACGACTGGCGGGGCACGCCCAAGGGCGACAAGCTGGAACGGGACTTCGCCCCGGTCGGCGTCGACGTCGTCTACTTCCCCTACACCGTGCACACGTCCAGCACCCAGCTGCGCCGGGCGCTGGACGCGCTGTCGCAGCCCCTCAGCGCGGAACGGCGCTGA